A window of Oryza glaberrima chromosome 2, OglaRS2, whole genome shotgun sequence genomic DNA:
TGCCAAATGCTTGAAATCCACGATCGTTTTTTTCAGAACCAATCTATTTCCTATCACTATGCATAAATCTAAAATGCAAGGGATGATAGTTGTTGAAATGGCATGTTCGACAAAAGAGCTATGGGACAGAAGACAAGTGCTAATGATAGTTGAAAAGGTGAATGCAAGGTTTGAAGAAATAGGATGGTGTTAGTGCAAGCAACACCCATCGCACACTTGCACGTTCAATTATACTTGAAAAAAGCTACGGTCTAGAAAACCTTTTAGAATTAGTGTAGCTAACAACTTAACGTGAGTTAACTTTCaccataattattatttaaaattgtGGGTTTAGGTATATGAAAATGATATCGGCAGGTTTGCTATAACAAAAGATTTCATAAAATTATTAGTACAAACTATTTTAATATCTTTATAAAAGGATGAAGTTAGAACCTCGGGGCTGTTTATTTGTGCTACTTGTGGCTGTGTTACAGCTACCGCAACAGTATCCacaatgaaaaataaactacgattaTATAGTTGTTGTGGCTGTGATGTCGTAATTAGCACAATGATCAGAGCCTATACCTTTATTGtttttaaaagcctaaaataatatttctagACTAGTATTCGAGTTTTCATTAATAGAGTACCATTAATTAACCGGTCTCAATTTATGAACTAGGAAGCTTGCGCTCCTGCTCAtgcgaaaaggaaaaaagaacgaGGGAAACTGTGCGAAGGCAACCGTTCCCACGGGTAGGATCACGGCCATTGCACGTTGTTCATCCCTTAGCTGGAatgttgcaagttgcaacacgAACACAACTAGAATAAAACACAAGTACTCTCTCCATAATAAAACGTTAACCTAAAATAAAATGAGATATAGTCTAGTGcaataataaatttagacaaaaATGATGATATTAGATTATGTCTTATTTTAGATTGGATTTTTTTATGAACGGAGTACGCCGCTAGCCGCGAACCCTGTTCACCGCCCGACGAGCGACGATTACCGGTTTCCAACGGACAGCCGGCCCTCGCTGTCTCTAGTGTCGTCAACCCTCAGGCAACCCACTCCGTCCTCCGTGTTTTGGCGCCTGCCTGTGCCGCACTGCAGCCTACAGCGGCGCATGCAGCGTGCGTCTCGCACTAGAGGAGAGGCTTGCTGTCGTCTGATCGGTTTGATCCGCTGACGAGGCCGGTCAAGCCCGTACCGTCCAGCGGTAAGACGGACCATCAAGACGGGCGGGAGGCCGTCAATGCCACCACCAAACCGAACCACACCCCCTGTGCACCGCAACCGCAAACCCCCTGCTCCTCTGCATCGCCAGGCGCCACCCCATTCCGCTCCCTTCCAAAAGGAAACGGACAAAACCAGTAAAACCACCCGAGTGTGTGCAGCGTGAGAGGCTACACTAGAGCTATAGTGTGTGCGAGAAGGGGGAGAAAAAAGAACATGGCCTCGTGTTGCCTCCTCGCCTGTCCCCTCCATTCCCCGTCACATTCCCCACACTCGCGGGCTTGGGTGCGGGGATAGCGAACTCCGGAACTATAGCCATCGGTCATCCTTGTATTTTTCTCCCCTCTCGCTACAAAACAGCCGCGGCCCTGCCATATCAAGCCCAGAAAAAGAAGCGTCGTTGCGCGAGTGCAAACAAATCAACCGGGAAGTGATTCCCCCAACCCAACCttccccccccctctctctctctctctctctcacgcccATCATCATCAGAAACCCCTCCAGTTTAGCAGTAGCGCTCACCCGCGTGCGGTCTCCATCCACATCCACCCTCTTCTTTTCTTGGCGTTTTTGGTGGTTGTTGCTATCATTTCCTCATCACTCCGCTCCGCTCCATGTCACCGTGGCGAGGAGGCCGACGCGCCACGACCACGAGGAGAAGTTGTTAAGGTTTTTGTGTTGGAGTTGTGTGTGGGTGTGTGGCGATGGGGTGCAAGGGGTCGAAGCTGGAGCAgcaggaggcggtggcgctgtGCCGCGGGAGGGCCGACCtgctggcggcggccgtgcggcaCCGGTACGCGCTGGCGGAGGCGCACGCCGCGCTGGCCGACTCGCTCGCGTCGATGTCCGCGTCGCTGCACCTCGTCCTCGCGCCCGCGGTGCCCTCCGCGCGCAAGGACGTGGACGCCGCGGCCGAggccgctgcctcgccgccgcactcGTCGTCGCACATCAACTTCGCGCCGTCCTCCGGATCCGAGTCGGGGTCCGTGtcctcctcgccgagccgccgcgtcgccgccggccacgagcAACTCTACCAACCGAGCGCGCTGCCGTTCCCGCATTATGCGTACGGATACGGGtacgcgcccgagccgccgttCGGGTACCCGCCGGGGTCACTGCAGCTCTACTACGCGCGGAGccgcccgcccccgccgtccgtcgccgtcgagcagcGCGCCCCCGCGTCGGAGCGCGTCTACTTCGGCTCGTTCGAACCGGCGCAGTATCACCCCTACGGAGGCGAGACCAGGAGGGCAGACAGggcggccgcgccaccgccgtcgccaccgaggGCGAGCTCGTGGGACTTCTTTAATGTGTTCGACAACTATGAGGTGTACGACAACTACTGCTACGATGCTCCCGGCACCGGCGCCACGACGCCAGCGCCGTACACGCCAAGCCGGAGCTCCCGGGAGgtgcgcgaggaggagggcatccctgagctggaggaggacgacgcggtCGTCAAGGAGGTTTCCAGCGAGTACTCCGCgcacgggagcggcggcgctcgcAGCCGACGCAGCTCTATCGGCGGCGTGAGCAGCAGCATTGCCGAAGTCGACGAAGAGGAGAATCCAGTCGTCGACAAGGgagtggtcggcggcggcgtggcgcggcaaCAGACGCCTGCGCATGGCAACGTCGCCGCGTCCGTTCCGACTCCCCGGAGAACCGCCGATGGTGCAGACGTTGCCGGCGAGATCAAGGCGCAGTTTGTCCGAGCGGCGGACGCGGTCAGGGCGCTCGCGCCGATTCTTGAAGTCGGGAGGCGGAGCTACCATCCCCGGAGCTCAGTGTACCATGGTGAGCTATCTCTGTTCTTTGTATAACCTACGCATGCATCTCCCGATTACCTCGTGCCTGATCATTGGAGCCATTGTTTGATTGCTGTTCGGAAACAGTTTCATCTCGGATGGTGTCAGTGATTGCGCTGCCGCATTCAGGATACGGAGGCAGCGACCTGTTGGATGtcggaggaggggagaaggTGGTGGGAGCAAGGAGCTTGTCTTTGACTCTGCAAAAGCTCTATATCTGGGAGAAGAAGCTGTACGACGAGGTGAAGGTA
This region includes:
- the LOC127762911 gene encoding protein ALTERED PHOSPHATE STARVATION RESPONSE 1-like — protein: MGCKGSKLEQQEAVALCRGRADLLAAAVRHRYALAEAHAALADSLASMSASLHLVLAPAVPSARKDVDAAAEAAASPPHSSSHINFAPSSGSESGSVSSSPSRRVAAGHEQLYQPSALPFPHYAYGYGYAPEPPFGYPPGSLQLYYARSRPPPPSVAVEQRAPASERVYFGSFEPAQYHPYGGETRRADRAAAPPPSPPRASSWDFFNVFDNYEVYDNYCYDAPGTGATTPAPYTPSRSSREVREEEGIPELEEDDAVVKEVSSEYSAHGSGGARSRRSSIGGVSSSIAEVDEEENPVVDKGVVGGGVARQQTPAHGNVAASVPTPRRTADGADVAGEIKAQFVRAADAVRALAPILEVGRRSYHPRSSVYHVSSRMVSVIALPHSGYGGSDLLDVGGGEKVVGARSLSLTLQKLYIWEKKLYDEVKAEEKMRLLLAKNSKRLKFLDQKGAEAPKIDATRNLVRKLSTKIRIAVRVIAKVSKKINRVRDEELWPQVNTLIQGFVKMWQDKLNCYHIQCQAISEAKNLDSIISGGTSRDLAMELELELIKWIVNFSSWVNEQRSFIKALNGWLALCLNYQQEETADGVPPYSPGRVGAPLVFVICNSWSQAMDRISEKEVITSMQALVSSVRSLWEKQNVEQTEQLIAIREREKWNKILERKTLEINKEADTLNRKLALVPGRQSLLPTAQTYQVHFLEANSVQVSLKRVLEALESYSSNSLRALDETLRHAEEERLSRERAKVS